The following nucleotide sequence is from Flavobacteriales bacterium.
TTTGGGAGTTGTAAATCCTGTTTTTGAGTTTGATGGCAAATCATATAATGCACGCACATTTGCCGATGAGGTTCTTGGACTTGATTTGACAGATTATATAGGACTTACCTCTTTCTTGCATCACCCATTTAGTCAAAATATGGTAGTTGAGGTTCCTGATAATTTTAGCGATGGAGAGTATTATAACGTACCGCTAAATTCTTTTCAGAAAATGGTGGATAACGCACTCAATGCCGGATATTCTATTGAATGGGATGGAGATGTGAGTGAGGTTGGTTTTGATAGAAAAAACAGTTTTGCCCGTTTTTACAATGATACCATTTCTGCAAAAAGCAATATGGAAACCCCTGCCAGTGCAGAGCTTAGGCAAGCATTATTTGACAATTATAAAACTACTGATGACCATTTAATGCATATAGTTGGACTTGTGTCTGGACCAAACAAAGAAAAATATTATTTGGTAAAAAATTCATGGGGAAATAAGTCTGGGTTTGATGGATATTTGCTCATGTCTGAAACCTATTTTTTGATGAAGACTGTATCTATTTACCTAAATAGTGAAGCCATTGATGAAGATTTTGATTCACATTAAATTTTCACTCATTATGCTCATAAAAAACACCTTTAAAACCATTTTGATGGCAGAAAAAATCTTTTTGTAGATTTGCCGAAAACAAAAAATGTTATGCTGAAAGAATTTAGAAACTTTATTATGACGGGCAATGTTATTGATTTTGCCGTTGCCGTGATTATGGCCGGTGCCGTCGGAGCCGTTATTAATGGCTTTGTATCAGACATCGTAATGCCTATTATTGGACAAATGACGGGTGGTATTGATTTAAAAGACTGGTTCATCTCACTGGATGGAAATGAGTACAAATCATTTACCGAAGCAAAAGAAGCCAACGCTGCGGTTATTGCAATTGGCAACTGGCTAAATTCCATTATTAACCTGGTGTTAGTGGGTTTTGCCATGTTCATTGTTGTTAAAGCCTACAACAAAACCAAAAAGCCTGTAGAAGCTGCACCAGCAGGCCCAAGCGAAATTGATTTGCTAACTGAAATTAGAGATGCTCTGAAAAAATAGTTTCAGTATTCTCTTATCCTGTTTTAAAAAGAACTTTGTTTTACACAAAGTTCTTTTTTTGTGTAAAGCCTTTGAAACATACCTAATATTACTGCATCGAAATGAATAAAAAATCTGCTTTCGGCATTATATTTTTAACCACTTTTTTAGATTTATTGGGTTTCGGCCTTATCATTCCCATATTGCCCAAACTTTCCCTATCATTGGGTGCCACAGAGTTGCAGGCAGGTTTGATAGCCTCTGTTTACCCACTTATGAATTTTGCCTTTTCACATTTTTGGGGCAGTTTGAGTGATAAGCATGGTCGTCGTCCAATAATATTGATAAGTGTTTTGATTACGGCCATTGCCTATATTGGTTTTTCGCAGAGCCATGCACTTTGGATATTAATTGCTTCCCGAATTTTGGCTGGCATCGGTTCGGCTAATCTTGGTGCTGCACAAGCGTATATTGCCGACATATCCACCCCCGAAGAACGAACCAAAAGCATGGCCATGATTGGAGCCGCATTCGGATTAGGTTTTATTTGTGGTCCTCCCATTGGTGGTTGGCTAAAATCAGATTTTGGTCTTCAAGCACTTGGTCTTACCGCCGCCGGATTATCGTTTGCCAACTTCGTGTTTGCCTATTTTCTGCTTCCCGAGTCCCTGCAACAAAAGAAACAAATTATTGTGAGACAAAATCCGATTAAAGCCATTTTAGCAGCAATGAAAAAGAAAGAATTAAGACCCATTTTTTGGATAAGTTTTTTATTTACCATTGCCTTTTCTATGATGCAAATTACAGCTGTTTGGCTATGGGGAGATTACAGTGGGTTTTCTGAAAAACAAATTGGTGGTGTTTTCATGTTTATTGGCTTGTGCAGCGTTGTAGTTCAGGCCTTTTTAGTTGGCCCTATATCGAAGCGTTTTTCCGAAACACAAATGCTTCTATCCGGACTTTTACTTTGTGGAATCGGCCTTTTTTCATTGCCCTTTTTTCAAGGAAATTTATTTTTTCCTTTTGAGTATATCGCCCTGGCTCTTATATCTTTAGCCAACGGCCTGATTAACCCTTCGATGATGTCAATTATTACAAAACGCTGCAAACCAGATGAAATAGGAAGTACTACTGGAGTCTATCAATCATTTGGTTCTTTGGGAAGAGTGATTGGTCCATTTATTGGTGGTGGATTTTATGGTCTTTGGTATATACTACCATACATTGGTGGGCCGATTTTATTAATAATTGCCTTAGTACTTTTGTTTACTCAAATGAAAACAAATCCTAAAATGGGCATTGCAAAGGAAAAGTAAGTTAGGCTCTCCAGTAATATTTGCAGGTTTTGCAACGCATCAAAATGTTGCTAAACCATTTGGTAGGTGTACCCAAACTGACTAATATTTTTTCTATTTTGTTAAGAATCTTGTTGCCAGAAACCGCTTTGATTTCAAATTTGTGGTGGTGGCAATTGGGGCAGGCTAAATGTGTCATAATAGCAGTAATAAATTTTGGTGGTAAAGGTAGCTGATTTAGCATAAAATTTCAAAAATACATGCAAGCAAATGACACTTAATTTACACACTTTAAGCAACTTGAGATAAAATATGACAAATTTACTCCCTAATGACATATTGAACTACTTACGACCTTCACTTTAAATCAAATGTCAAGTCTCAAAAATCTACTTCTCAAAATTGAGGCACAAATAGTTATTTTTACCTGCAAAATCTTTGAGTTTAAAATTTTGGTTGGTTAACCTTACCTTTGCCGCACTGAAAAAATGCTCGACAAATTAGAATCCATATATCAACGGTTTTTGCAGGTTGAAACTCAACTGAGCGACCCCGATGTCTTGTCGGATGTAAACAAATTCAACAAATTAAACAGAGAGTATGGCGATTTGAAAGATATTGTTGAGGTTTATCATCAATACAAAAAATTGATTGAGGGTTTGGCCGAGGCTCGCGAAATTTTGAAAACCGAAAGTGATGCCGAACTTAAAGAGATGGCAAGGCTTGAATTGGAAGAACTTTCGGAACAAAAAGAGCCACTTGAAGAAAAAATAAAATGGCTACTTATTCCGAAAGACCCAAATGACAACAAAAATGCCATCATGGAAATTCGTTCAGGAACGGGTGGAGATGAAGCAAGCCTTTTTGCAGGAGATTTGTACAAGATGTACACTCGGTTTTGTGCCGAACAAGGCTGGCAAACCGAAGTAGTTGAAATGATGGAAGGCACCGTTGGCGGTTTCAATAAGGTTGTTTTCGAAATAAAAGGGCACGATATTTATGGAACACTAAAATTTGAAAGTGGAGTTCATCGTGTGCAGCGAGTACCCGACACCGAGTCGCAAGGGAGAGTACACACCAGTGCTGCAACCGTTGCCGTTTTGCCCGAGGCGGATGAAGTTGACGTAAAATTAAATATGAGCGATGTAAGACGTGATACTTTTAGGTCCAGCGGGGCGGGAGGTCAGCACGTTAATAAAACCGAATCTGCCATTAGGCTTACGCACATTCCAACCGGGATTGTGGTAGAATGTCAAGATGGACGCTCGCAACACCAGAATTTTGATAAAGCCTTAACCGTTTTGAGAACCCGCATTTATGAGCGTGAGCTTGAGGCAGCACAAAAGAAAATTGCCGCCGAACGAAAATCACTGGTTTCTACGGGTGATAGGTCGGCCAAAATCAGAACATACAACTTTCCGCAAAGCAGGCTGACAGATCACCGCATTGGACTAACGCTTTATAACCTCCCAGAGATTTTAAATGGTCAAATAATGGAAATAATAGAACAGCTAAAAATTGCCGAAAATACTGAAAAACTGAAAGCCGGTGGTGTTGAAATCTAAATTCAAATCTGTTCATAAGTTGTTTGAAGTAATCAAAACCCCAGCATCTTGCAGCACCAACCAGCCTCTATATTTGCCTCGAATTTTCAAGTTTCATAGTCATTACTCTTTGTTTTATGAGATTCAAAGCCTTAGAAATTGCTCAGTCACGGAAACCGGTAAAGGTTAAAAACCCATTTAAGAATGTTCAGGAGATGTATGCCTGCAACGTATTTAACGAAGATGCGATGCAGAAATATCTGGACAAAGAGACCTACTCAGCCTTAAAAAAGGCCAAGAGAGATGGTATTAAGATAAGCAGAAGCGTTGCTTCTCAAATTGCTACTGGAATGAAAAACTGGGCAATGGAGAGAGGAGTTAGTCACTACACCCATTGGTTTCAGCCATTAACAGGAACAACTGCAGAAAAGCATGATTCCTTTTTTGAACCTCAAGACGGACGTGCTATTTCTAAGTTTAGTGGAGACTCACTTGTGCAGCAAGAACCCGATGCATCCAGCTTGCCAAGTGGTGGTTTAAGAAACACTTTTGAAGCACGAGGATATACCGGTTGGGATCCAAGTTCACCAGCGTTTATCTATGAAAACACCAGTGGTAAAACCCTTTGCATCCCTACCGTATTTGTTTCTTATACTGGAGAAGCTTTGGACTATAAAGCACCGTTGCTCAAATCTTTATCGTTAATTGATAATGCCGCAACAGAGGTGTGCAAATACTTTTTTAGTGATGTCAAAAAAGTACAAGCTTCTTTAGGTATTGAACAGGAATATTTTTTGGTGGACAAGGCACTTTTTAATCAGCGACCCGATTTGTTGATGTGTGGAAGAACCTTGTTTGGTTATGCTGCCGCCAAAAATCAACAGATGGAAGACCATTATTTTGGTTCTATTCCCGACCGAGTGTTTAACTATATGTATGATTTTGAAATCGAAGCTTTAAAATTAGGCATTCCTTTAAGAACAAGACATAATGAGGTAGCTCCGGGACAATATGAGTGTGCTCCTCAATTTGAAGAAGTAAATTTGGCCATAGACCACAATCAATTGTTGATGGATTTGATGGATGAGGTGGCCAACCGGCATGGATTTAAAGTACTATTTCACGAAAAACCCTTTGCCGGCATTAATGGCAGTGGTAAACACAACAACTGGTCGTTAATTACAGACACAGGAGTTAACTTGCTCTCACCTGGAAATAACCCTTTGGCGAATTTGAGTTTTTTAACATTTTTCGTCAATACCATTAAAGCGTTTCACGACAGTGCAGATTTAATTAGAGCAAGCATCGCTTCTGCCTCAAACGATCATAGACTTGGAGCAAACGAAGCACCACCGGCTATTATGTCCATATTTATTGGTTCTACGCTTACTAAGGTGCTCCATGATATGGAAAACAATGTGAAATCAAAAAAGGAAAAAGAAGCCGATAAAACCATTTCCATTGCTCAGATACCAGAAATTTTAGCCGACAATACAGATAGAAACCGTACTTCTCCGTTTGCATTTACCGGAAATAAATTTGAATTAAGGGCGGTAGGTTCCTCAAAAAGTTGCTCTTCGCCCATGCTGGTTTTGAATGCGGCTATGGCTCATCAACTTCATCAGTTTAAAAAAGATGTAGATAAACTGATAAAAGAAAAAGGCGAAAAGAAAAACGATGCTATCATTCAAGTTTTGAGAGGATATTTAAAAGACTCAAAAAGAATTTTGTTTGAAGGAAATGGATATGGCGATGAGTGGGTAAAAGAAGCAGAGAAGAGAGGTCTTTCTAACTTAAAAGACACCCCTTCTGCATTATCTGCATATACCGACAAGCAAACCGTTAAAATGATGGGTGAGTTAGGCATTTTCTCAGAACACGAACTAAAAGCCCGCCATCACATAGAGCTGGAAGACTATATTAAAAAGGTTCAAATTGAGGGTAGAATTATAGATGATATGACCTATACTAAAATTTTGCCAGCAACGGTTAAATATCAAACCACTTTGGCCAAAACAGTTTCATCAATGAAACAAGCGGGTATGGAGAAGGAAGCCTCTTTATCGGCAGAAATTTTAAAAGAAGTATCAATGCATGCAAACAAGCTGAAACACCACGTTGATAAAATGGTGGAAGCTCGAAAAAAGGCCAACAACACAAACGGTCTTGAAAAACAAGCATTGGCTTATTGCAATACCGTAAAAGCTGAATTTGACGAAATCCGCTATCACGCCGACAAATTGGAACGTTTGGTTGATGACCGTTTGTGGGATATTCCAAAATACAGAGAGTTGTTACACATAAAATAAGATTTTGTGATGATTCACCTAAAAACCCGACCAGTTCAACGTCGGGTTTTTTTTATTTACACCAACCCAATCCTCCTTTTCCACGTCAAAGAGACGGAGTACTAAAAAATACAACAATGACAAACAAAAATTTATTTGGAAAAAGTGTTAATAATGTTCATTTTTGGACTTTTGTACGATTAAAGCAGAAAAAGTTTCAAATGATTACTTTTAAATATAAATATCTTATTTGGTTAGGTCTTTTGGCCTTTGTTTCAGGTTGCGGTGCGAGGCTGGAAGAGGCCAATAAACAATATAACCTGCATCAATATGCCATTGCCGCTGATATGTATGAACAGGTTTTGAAGGGTAAGACCGGAGGGGAACTCACCAAAGACCAAAAGCAAGAAATTGCCTATAGAGCTGCGGAATCTTATAGATTTAATCACAACAGCAAACGTGCTTTAAAAATGTACGACAAAGCCATTGATTATGGCATGAAAGACGCAAAAGTTTACTTTAGATATGCCGAAATGCTTATGGAGCAGGGGTCATATACTGAAGCCTTGAACAAACTACAAGAATATAAAAAGAGCAACCCTGCCGACCCCGATGTGGACAATAAAATAGCAGGATGCGAACTTGCCTTAAAGTGTGCAGATAAAAAAACAAGATACATTGTTGAAACTTTTAAACCCGCCAACGTTTCAAAATTTGATGATTATGTGCCAAGATATGCCGATAAAAAACATACCTCTATCATGTTCACATCGGATAGAGAAGAGGGCTTGAGCAAAAAGCAAATGAAATGGACTGGTCGCCAATACAGCGATTTTTGGATTGTGAAGCAAAAAGGAAAAAGAGATAAAATATCTTGGCTGGCTCCCGAAGTTGTTGAGGGCTTTACTGAGTTTGGCGATGGCATTGCCACCTTTGACGCAAGATACTCGACTATGTATTTCACCCAATGTAATGGCCTTGATGGAAAAGACACTACTTGCAAAATATACGAGGCCAAAAAACGTGGTGATGGTTGGGAAGTAAATCCCGAGCCGCTTCCCTTTTGCAGCGATAAATTTGACTGCGGGCATCCAGCTTTGTCTCCTGATGGAACCAAACTTTATTTTGTAAGCGACATGGAAGGCAGCTATCAGGATGAAGATAAATCAGGAAAAGAAAGAACCACGGATATTTATGTGGTAAACTACGTTAAGCGTGGAAAAACTTGGGGCGAGCCAATTAATTTGGGGCCAACTATAAACACAACAGGTGATGAGAAATTCCCGTATGTGCATGAAGACGGGACGCTTTATTTTTCTTCTGATGGTCATGTTACCTTAGGTGGTTTGGACATTATGTATTCAA
It contains:
- a CDS encoding aminopeptidase, translated to MKKGFLTIALSVGISFGYAQQPNLPKDYSIVKFCGATEVKSQDNTGTCWSFSTSSFIESEVLKKTGKHIDLSEMFTVRNIYLEKAIKYIRYHGTCNFSQGSLAHDVFNSYKKYGMMPESAYSGLNGKAKHNHQLLEKELKNYLDSVIKIGEIDPHWNEGFSVILDKYLGVVNPVFEFDGKSYNARTFADEVLGLDLTDYIGLTSFLHHPFSQNMVVEVPDNFSDGEYYNVPLNSFQKMVDNALNAGYSIEWDGDVSEVGFDRKNSFARFYNDTISAKSNMETPASAELRQALFDNYKTTDDHLMHIVGLVSGPNKEKYYLVKNSWGNKSGFDGYLLMSETYFLMKTVSIYLNSEAIDEDFDSH
- the mscL gene encoding large conductance mechanosensitive channel protein MscL; this encodes MLKEFRNFIMTGNVIDFAVAVIMAGAVGAVINGFVSDIVMPIIGQMTGGIDLKDWFISLDGNEYKSFTEAKEANAAVIAIGNWLNSIINLVLVGFAMFIVVKAYNKTKKPVEAAPAGPSEIDLLTEIRDALKK
- a CDS encoding MFS transporter yields the protein MNKKSAFGIIFLTTFLDLLGFGLIIPILPKLSLSLGATELQAGLIASVYPLMNFAFSHFWGSLSDKHGRRPIILISVLITAIAYIGFSQSHALWILIASRILAGIGSANLGAAQAYIADISTPEERTKSMAMIGAAFGLGFICGPPIGGWLKSDFGLQALGLTAAGLSFANFVFAYFLLPESLQQKKQIIVRQNPIKAILAAMKKKELRPIFWISFLFTIAFSMMQITAVWLWGDYSGFSEKQIGGVFMFIGLCSVVVQAFLVGPISKRFSETQMLLSGLLLCGIGLFSLPFFQGNLFFPFEYIALALISLANGLINPSMMSIITKRCKPDEIGSTTGVYQSFGSLGRVIGPFIGGGFYGLWYILPYIGGPILLIIALVLLFTQMKTNPKMGIAKEK
- the prfA gene encoding peptide chain release factor 1, whose translation is MLDKLESIYQRFLQVETQLSDPDVLSDVNKFNKLNREYGDLKDIVEVYHQYKKLIEGLAEAREILKTESDAELKEMARLELEELSEQKEPLEEKIKWLLIPKDPNDNKNAIMEIRSGTGGDEASLFAGDLYKMYTRFCAEQGWQTEVVEMMEGTVGGFNKVVFEIKGHDIYGTLKFESGVHRVQRVPDTESQGRVHTSAATVAVLPEADEVDVKLNMSDVRRDTFRSSGAGGQHVNKTESAIRLTHIPTGIVVECQDGRSQHQNFDKALTVLRTRIYERELEAAQKKIAAERKSLVSTGDRSAKIRTYNFPQSRLTDHRIGLTLYNLPEILNGQIMEIIEQLKIAENTEKLKAGGVEI
- a CDS encoding glutamine synthetase III, which encodes MRFKALEIAQSRKPVKVKNPFKNVQEMYACNVFNEDAMQKYLDKETYSALKKAKRDGIKISRSVASQIATGMKNWAMERGVSHYTHWFQPLTGTTAEKHDSFFEPQDGRAISKFSGDSLVQQEPDASSLPSGGLRNTFEARGYTGWDPSSPAFIYENTSGKTLCIPTVFVSYTGEALDYKAPLLKSLSLIDNAATEVCKYFFSDVKKVQASLGIEQEYFLVDKALFNQRPDLLMCGRTLFGYAAAKNQQMEDHYFGSIPDRVFNYMYDFEIEALKLGIPLRTRHNEVAPGQYECAPQFEEVNLAIDHNQLLMDLMDEVANRHGFKVLFHEKPFAGINGSGKHNNWSLITDTGVNLLSPGNNPLANLSFLTFFVNTIKAFHDSADLIRASIASASNDHRLGANEAPPAIMSIFIGSTLTKVLHDMENNVKSKKEKEADKTISIAQIPEILADNTDRNRTSPFAFTGNKFELRAVGSSKSCSSPMLVLNAAMAHQLHQFKKDVDKLIKEKGEKKNDAIIQVLRGYLKDSKRILFEGNGYGDEWVKEAEKRGLSNLKDTPSALSAYTDKQTVKMMGELGIFSEHELKARHHIELEDYIKKVQIEGRIIDDMTYTKILPATVKYQTTLAKTVSSMKQAGMEKEASLSAEILKEVSMHANKLKHHVDKMVEARKKANNTNGLEKQALAYCNTVKAEFDEIRYHADKLERLVDDRLWDIPKYRELLHIK